A stretch of Kyrpidia spormannii DNA encodes these proteins:
- a CDS encoding c-type cytochrome has translation MKKLLAVLAAGALLVAGCGAASSPSSSGSGSSSASTPNTSSQSGSSSSSSSSSGSGGGSADATALYQQNCQACHGANLEGGVGPALDKVGAKLSEDQIQKQIENGGGTMPGFKSSMKEDDIKALATWLAAKK, from the coding sequence ATGAAGAAACTTCTCGCTGTCCTCGCGGCAGGCGCTTTGTTAGTGGCGGGTTGCGGCGCTGCATCTTCCCCGTCCTCTTCGGGCTCGGGTTCCTCCAGTGCCTCGACGCCCAACACCTCCAGCCAAAGCGGGTCGTCCTCTTCCTCGTCTTCATCTTCGGGTTCTGGCGGCGGCAGTGCGGACGCGACAGCCTTGTACCAACAGAATTGCCAGGCGTGTCACGGCGCCAACCTCGAAGGAGGAGTCGGACCCGCGCTGGACAAGGTGGGCGCCAAACTGTCCGAAGACCAGATTCAAAAGCAGATCGAAAACGGCGGTGGAACCATGCCCGGGTTCAAGAGCAGCATGAAAGAGGACGACATCAAAGCCCTCGCCACTTGGCTTGCCGCCAAGAAGTGA
- a CDS encoding RNA-guided endonuclease InsQ/TnpB family protein has protein sequence MKILKSFRFRLEPTTEQSQCLTRYRGCARLVWNKALALQKGRLEAGYPLLSYEELARLLTLWRHSEEYGFLANAPIHPLQWTLKFLDRAIRAAFDKSNPARFPTFKKKNRDEAGLRFPDPKQIKLNLSTKDADGRCVLPKVCLPKIGWVKFRKSRTIDGTIRNATVTWQAGHWYISFQTEIDVPEPVHPSESAVGIDRGIVHFAALSDGTFVDAPGWFRRHEKKLAWEMRKLSRKKRFSRNWQKQKARLQRLHAHIANARRDFLHKTSTAISKTHAMVFVEDLRIQNMSRSAKGTRENPGKNVRAKSGLNKAILDQGWFMFQTFLGYKLHWSGGWLGTVPAPYTSQRCPVPECGHVSNANRPRQSTFRCERCGYEGNADTVGAMNILRAGLARIACSPV, from the coding sequence ATGAAAATTCTCAAGTCATTTCGATTCCGTTTGGAACCGACAACGGAACAATCCCAGTGCCTCACCCGTTACCGGGGATGTGCGCGGTTGGTCTGGAACAAGGCGCTGGCCTTGCAAAAGGGGCGACTGGAGGCCGGGTACCCTTTACTCTCGTATGAGGAGCTTGCCCGGCTCCTGACACTCTGGAGACACAGCGAGGAATACGGGTTTTTGGCGAATGCGCCCATACATCCCCTGCAATGGACGCTCAAGTTCCTGGATCGGGCAATCCGGGCGGCGTTTGACAAGTCCAACCCGGCGCGCTTCCCGACGTTCAAGAAAAAGAACCGGGACGAGGCGGGCCTGCGCTTTCCGGACCCGAAACAGATCAAGCTCAACCTGTCGACTAAGGATGCAGACGGGCGGTGTGTCTTGCCAAAGGTTTGCCTCCCCAAGATCGGGTGGGTGAAGTTCCGCAAGTCCCGGACCATCGACGGGACGATTCGGAATGCCACGGTAACATGGCAAGCCGGGCACTGGTACATCTCTTTCCAGACGGAGATCGACGTGCCGGAGCCGGTTCACCCGTCGGAGTCGGCTGTGGGGATCGACCGGGGAATTGTGCATTTTGCGGCGTTGTCGGACGGCACGTTTGTCGATGCGCCGGGATGGTTCCGGCGGCATGAAAAGAAACTGGCTTGGGAAATGCGGAAGCTGTCGCGGAAGAAAAGGTTCTCGCGAAACTGGCAGAAACAGAAGGCCAGGCTTCAGCGTCTTCATGCGCATATTGCGAATGCCCGGCGGGATTTTCTGCACAAGACCTCCACGGCCATCAGCAAAACCCACGCGATGGTGTTTGTGGAGGATTTGCGGATCCAGAACATGAGCCGGTCAGCCAAGGGGACGAGGGAGAATCCGGGAAAGAACGTGCGGGCCAAGAGCGGGCTGAACAAAGCGATCCTGGACCAAGGGTGGTTCATGTTTCAAACGTTCTTGGGCTACAAGCTCCACTGGTCGGGAGGCTGGCTGGGGACCGTCCCGGCCCCGTACACGAGCCAAAGATGCCCGGTACCGGAATGCGGGCATGTGAGCAATGCGAATCGGCCGAGGCAATCGACATTCCGGTGCGAGAGGTGCGGGTATGAGGGCAATGCCGACACAGTGGGAGCGATGAACATTTTAAGGGCTGGACTGGCCCGGATCGCCTGTTCTCCGGTGTAG
- the tnpA gene encoding IS200/IS605 family transposase → MTKSNEIRTGRHCVYNLHVHLVFVTKYRRGVFTKEILEDLREIMASVCKGFEAELLEFDGEDDHVHLLVTYPPKVAISTLVNSLKGVSSRLIRKKNYTQIRRKLWGGHLWSPSYFAGSCGGAPLSVIRQYIESQRTPE, encoded by the coding sequence ATGACAAAGTCAAACGAAATCCGTACAGGTCGACATTGCGTATATAATCTTCATGTCCATTTGGTCTTTGTGACTAAATATCGGCGCGGAGTGTTCACCAAAGAGATTTTGGAAGACCTGCGCGAGATTATGGCCTCCGTCTGTAAAGGTTTTGAAGCCGAATTGTTGGAATTTGACGGTGAGGATGACCACGTGCACCTTTTGGTGACCTATCCACCCAAAGTGGCCATTTCCACGCTGGTGAACAGTCTGAAAGGCGTGTCCAGCCGCCTGATTCGAAAGAAAAACTATACGCAAATTCGCCGAAAGCTATGGGGTGGACATCTCTGGTCCCCAAGTTATTTCGCCGGGAGCTGTGGCGGCGCTCCTCTGTCCGTTATCCGACAGTATATCGAGAGTCAGAGAACACCTGAATGA
- a CDS encoding GntR family transcriptional regulator produces MEKEGLVVSVVGKGSFIAGQNPSFLKEQRLKAIEEQLARVVKECRALGLGLDDIKTMLEILYEEER; encoded by the coding sequence TTGGAAAAAGAGGGGCTGGTCGTCTCCGTGGTGGGCAAGGGCTCCTTCATCGCCGGCCAGAACCCGTCGTTCTTAAAAGAACAGCGGCTCAAGGCAATCGAAGAACAGCTGGCCAGGGTGGTGAAAGAGTGTCGAGCCCTGGGCCTCGGGCTGGACGACATCAAAACCATGCTCGAGATTCTGTACGAGGAGGAGCGCTGA
- a CDS encoding ABC-2 transporter permease, translated as MGWAHLGGVVTAALLWSATILPLYFWLGSVFVQYLSFIVFVIAFGIGSAAGAIRALVSSESTGWIVHLWAWSRSLAAGEALAWVYLLLTAAVLFVGSMLPSVRLYQRREF; from the coding sequence ATGGGTTGGGCGCATCTCGGGGGCGTGGTCACCGCCGCCCTCCTGTGGTCCGCGACCATTCTCCCGTTGTATTTTTGGTTGGGATCGGTGTTTGTACAGTATTTGAGTTTCATTGTTTTCGTGATCGCTTTTGGCATTGGGTCTGCGGCGGGAGCCATTCGCGCTTTAGTCAGTTCCGAAAGTACCGGGTGGATCGTGCACCTGTGGGCTTGGTCCCGGAGCCTCGCAGCCGGAGAAGCCTTGGCTTGGGTTTATCTGCTCCTGACAGCCGCGGTGCTTTTTGTGGGGTCTATGCTGCCGTCCGTCCGCCTCTACCAACGGCGGGAGTTTTGA
- the cas2 gene encoding CRISPR-associated endonuclease Cas2, whose protein sequence is MFILVAYDIYTDTKSGQKRLRRVAQACQRVGQRVQKSVFECTLDEVRYAGLVRTLSRIMDKSEDNIRIYCLGEQRPRNILQLGRSPAVNFEDPLIF, encoded by the coding sequence ATGTTCATCCTAGTGGCCTACGATATCTACACAGATACGAAGTCGGGCCAAAAGCGCCTGCGCCGGGTGGCCCAGGCTTGCCAACGCGTGGGGCAGAGGGTGCAAAAATCGGTCTTCGAGTGTACATTGGATGAGGTGCGGTACGCCGGCCTCGTGCGCACGTTGAGCCGGATTATGGACAAATCCGAGGACAACATACGGATTTACTGTTTAGGGGAACAGCGACCCCGAAATATTCTCCAACTGGGCCGAAGTCCCGCGGTGAATTTTGAGGATCCGTTGATTTTTTAA
- the cas1c gene encoding type I-C CRISPR-associated endonuclease Cas1c codes for MGRVSLTSPLLARCAADGRSVAVLNSRGRFLYRIEGRQSGNVLLRVAQHRLFREPAKAVPIVQAILAGKMHNSRQVLLRAARDVSEETVRSELQQTAGEISRDLRRLPQVCDLDALRGMEGINAKRYFGQFSNLLRGDGTWRFTGRNRRPPRDPVNAVLSFLYSLLGNDCTSAVEAAGLDPQIGYLHALRPGRPALALDLMEELRPILADRTAITLINRRQLRQQDFDAVPGGAVLLNEGGRKTVLDAYQRRKQDACRHPLFKRPITFGMLPYLQARLLARAIRSDAVYVPFFYR; via the coding sequence TTGGGGCGTGTATCACTGACGAGTCCGTTGCTCGCCAGGTGCGCCGCGGACGGGCGGTCCGTGGCGGTCCTGAACTCCCGGGGCCGGTTCCTGTACCGTATTGAGGGCCGTCAATCGGGCAATGTATTGCTGCGCGTTGCCCAGCACCGTCTGTTTCGTGAGCCGGCCAAGGCGGTCCCGATTGTTCAGGCTATTCTCGCCGGGAAAATGCACAATAGCCGGCAGGTGCTGCTTCGGGCGGCCCGGGACGTTTCGGAGGAGACGGTGCGCAGTGAGCTCCAGCAGACCGCCGGAGAAATCTCCAGGGATTTGCGCCGCTTGCCGCAGGTTTGCGATTTGGATGCCCTACGTGGTATGGAAGGAATCAACGCAAAACGATATTTTGGCCAATTTTCCAATCTGCTGCGGGGCGACGGGACGTGGCGGTTCACGGGAAGGAATCGCCGACCTCCTCGGGACCCGGTCAATGCAGTTCTCTCTTTTTTATACTCGTTGCTCGGTAACGACTGTACATCTGCCGTCGAGGCCGCGGGCCTGGATCCACAAATCGGCTATTTGCATGCTCTGCGACCGGGGAGGCCTGCTCTGGCCTTGGATCTGATGGAAGAGTTGCGGCCGATTCTGGCCGACCGAACGGCCATCACCCTGATCAATCGCCGACAACTCCGACAGCAGGATTTTGATGCTGTGCCTGGTGGGGCTGTGCTGTTAAACGAAGGCGGGCGGAAAACGGTTCTTGACGCATATCAAAGGCGGAAGCAAGATGCGTGTCGGCACCCGCTTTTCAAGAGACCGATCACGTTCGGAATGTTGCCATATCTCCAGGCCCGGCTTTTGGCCCGGGCTATCCGCAGCGATGCCGTGTACGTTCCATTTTTTTATCGTTGA
- a CDS encoding IS256 family transposase: MKSRVHQIVRNDQSLFSTLDPFQQFTLQLSLLDVMESAKEGLMALAVQTGLRVIQLMMREEVEALVGPKGKHNPKRKAVRHGKEKGSVMLGGRKVAVEKVRVRSVDGHEIPLETYQAFQDPTLLTQAALERMIHGLSTRNYAFGLEPVGNEVETSGTSKSAVSRRFIAATKKLLEKLMQRRLDDRRYVALVIDGIVMADHTVVAALGIDVGGQKQILGIWEGATENATVCKGLLTDLVDRGLKTDDGILVVIDGSKALRAAVRDVFGETALVQRCQVHKERNVLEHLPEKQRDWVKRQLREAWRQETEKEALAALRRLAAQLEKSHPGAAASLREGMEETVTVIRLGVPELLRGTLRSTNAIESANEKVRMVSRNVKRWQNGEQVLRWAAAGFLEAEKKFRTVKGFRQIPLLLDALHKCVHPQPQQENKSITA; the protein is encoded by the coding sequence ATGAAATCAAGGGTACATCAAATTGTGAGAAATGACCAGAGCCTGTTTTCGACACTAGATCCTTTTCAGCAGTTCACCCTCCAACTGTCGCTACTGGACGTGATGGAGAGCGCGAAAGAGGGACTCATGGCCTTGGCGGTTCAAACCGGGCTTCGAGTGATTCAACTCATGATGCGAGAGGAAGTCGAAGCTTTGGTGGGCCCCAAAGGGAAACACAATCCAAAGCGCAAGGCTGTGCGACACGGAAAGGAAAAGGGCTCCGTGATGCTTGGGGGCCGGAAGGTGGCTGTGGAAAAAGTTCGGGTACGCAGCGTCGACGGTCATGAAATCCCGCTGGAGACCTACCAGGCTTTTCAGGATCCAACGCTGCTGACCCAGGCCGCGTTGGAGCGGATGATTCATGGCTTGTCGACCCGAAACTATGCGTTTGGTCTTGAGCCGGTCGGAAACGAGGTGGAAACCTCCGGCACGAGCAAGAGCGCCGTTAGCCGGCGTTTCATTGCCGCCACGAAGAAGCTGCTCGAAAAACTCATGCAGCGGCGCCTGGACGACCGCCGGTACGTGGCGCTAGTTATTGACGGGATCGTCATGGCGGACCACACCGTAGTGGCGGCATTAGGGATTGACGTAGGGGGACAGAAGCAGATCCTGGGCATCTGGGAGGGAGCGACAGAGAATGCGACAGTGTGTAAAGGACTGCTGACCGATCTTGTGGACCGGGGACTGAAAACCGATGATGGGATCCTGGTCGTCATCGACGGGAGTAAGGCTTTGCGTGCCGCAGTACGGGACGTGTTTGGAGAGACGGCATTGGTTCAGCGGTGTCAGGTGCACAAGGAGCGCAATGTCCTGGAGCATCTGCCGGAGAAACAGCGAGATTGGGTCAAGAGGCAATTGCGGGAGGCCTGGCGCCAGGAAACCGAAAAAGAGGCACTGGCGGCCCTGCGGCGCTTGGCGGCACAACTTGAGAAGTCGCATCCAGGAGCAGCAGCCAGTTTGCGCGAGGGGATGGAAGAGACCGTGACCGTGATCCGGCTGGGAGTTCCGGAACTGCTTCGGGGAACTCTGCGCTCGACGAATGCGATCGAATCAGCCAATGAGAAGGTGCGGATGGTGAGTCGGAACGTCAAGCGCTGGCAGAATGGGGAACAGGTGCTGCGCTGGGCGGCTGCAGGATTTTTGGAGGCGGAGAAAAAGTTCAGGACCGTCAAGGGATTTCGCCAAATCCCTCTGCTTCTTGATGCATTACACAAATGTGTACATCCGCAACCACAGCAGGAAAACAAATCCATCACCGCGTAA
- a CDS encoding CRISPR-associated endonuclease Cas1, with amino-acid sequence MIQEAMNTLYVQTEGAILRLDHDNVVVTWKGDQNRSSSPETGQERSLRIPLHHLQGIVVLGRALSQVSWKFEGGGLLNPFGITGLGTTRKENATYEIKGTSNCEK; translated from the coding sequence ATGATTCAGGAGGCGATGAACACGCTGTACGTGCAAACAGAGGGGGCGATCCTGCGCTTGGACCACGATAATGTGGTGGTTACCTGGAAGGGGGATCAGAACCGCAGTTCAAGCCCGGAGACCGGGCAAGAGAGGAGCTTGCGCATCCCCCTGCATCATCTTCAGGGCATCGTCGTATTGGGGCGGGCGTTGTCCCAGGTTTCGTGGAAATTTGAAGGTGGCGGTCTCCTGAACCCGTTTGGTATAACGGGATTGGGCACAACAAGAAAGGAGAACGCCACCTATGAAATCAAGGGTACATCAAATTGTGAGAAATGA
- the cas4 gene encoding CRISPR-associated protein Cas4 — protein sequence MSDPGDSTVGREEIEWADEDWVPLSAIQHYSYCPRQYALIHIEQAWAENIYTAKGRWVHERVDEEGAQSQDGIRVLTGLAVWSDRYGLVGKCDRVEIRGGIPFPVEFKFGRMKASIHDELQLCGQALCLEEMFGVAVPKGAIYHVQSRHRREVLLDDRLRQLVLEIVAEIRGVNHRGVLPPAVNDKRCNRCSLEPICLPDATDGHLPDHWSDWPLVQQVVEERQREGTRD from the coding sequence ATGAGCGATCCCGGCGATTCGACGGTGGGGCGGGAAGAGATCGAGTGGGCGGATGAGGATTGGGTTCCCCTGTCTGCGATTCAACATTACAGCTATTGTCCGCGGCAGTATGCGTTGATCCATATCGAGCAGGCGTGGGCGGAGAATATTTATACGGCCAAGGGGAGATGGGTGCACGAGCGGGTTGATGAAGAAGGGGCGCAATCCCAAGACGGTATACGGGTGTTGACGGGTCTGGCCGTGTGGTCCGATCGGTATGGTCTAGTTGGTAAGTGCGATCGGGTGGAAATTCGAGGCGGCATTCCTTTCCCGGTTGAGTTCAAGTTCGGCAGGATGAAGGCGTCGATCCACGATGAGTTGCAGTTATGTGGACAAGCGTTGTGTTTAGAAGAAATGTTTGGCGTGGCCGTGCCAAAGGGAGCGATTTATCATGTGCAGTCCCGACATCGACGGGAAGTGCTCCTTGACGATAGGCTACGCCAACTGGTTTTGGAAATTGTCGCTGAGATCCGCGGGGTGAATCATCGCGGCGTTCTGCCGCCAGCGGTTAACGACAAGCGGTGCAATCGGTGTTCCCTGGAGCCAATCTGTCTCCCCGATGCGACGGATGGGCATCTGCCGGATCATTGGTCAGACTGGCCTTTGGTGCAACAGGTGGTGGAAGAGAGGCAGCGAGAAGGAACGCGCGACTGA